A genomic region of Pogoniulus pusillus isolate bPogPus1 chromosome 35, bPogPus1.pri, whole genome shotgun sequence contains the following coding sequences:
- the CRB2 gene encoding protein crumbs homolog 2 isoform X9 gives MELKKTTSRTYSAALLLPLFLLFWGTSSSDNDSRCSSSPCQNGGSCKDLEMGYECTCPSEPVAYTGINCELLYDACVKPKCLAPRICNATPGLLEYECICMPGFTGIDCNININECESNPCKEPHFECVDSVNGYTCKCQTGLNGEGCQTESPVCSSHPCLNNGTCVEGPGDYSCICQPGFTGANCRDNIDECASNPCQNGAICRDRVDEYSCFCVPGFQGYNCEIDINECASRPCRNNGTCLNEMDHYVCQCVPGYTGVNCDAEIDECDSDPCQNGASCNDHVGFYTCTCIPGYQGIHCEVDIDECVSLPCQHNGMCRDLINSYHCDCSDTGFEGNHCEVDILECASEPCLNNATCVEGIKNYSCACWPGYTGQHCEEDVDECATDPCHNGGVCFQRSNQTYYGTLPDFPSTFSYSQAAGFLCSCQPGFAGETCFTNIDECKSQPCQNGGSCVDLTNGFVCRCLPGYSGVECAVNINECEEGPCKNGAVCEDGIADYTCHCAPSQDGIIWGGKNCSVKLTGCQTHDCQNEALCIPTYQAESHGHLCQCQPGFYDATCSTPTTFSFASRGYLLIELPENNESRRDVAGDQLASVSLRFRTTLPSAILFYRGHEAEYLFLELLDGILRAGLKRDDAGYTLLLEGLRVDDGQWHKVEIVLHDTVQLKLWHESCDAGVCQQSSPVPSDTALIPHAFLNVYLGGAGEPMANNTHSQQGFVGCLEDLQVDAETVLPEDLPMGKSSPVQRGCDRTEWCLSQPCFHGGLCVDLWATFRCDCSRPYGGPACTYERPAATFGLENSTSFASFTLSDSLGADFNISFFIRSRKPDGLLLQISNESHPCLTIYLKNGKLAVEMVSTGAVTFPENLVDGKRHLVALSFQGAIVRAHQSDMYLELGQLLARPLLAGYEVYIGGHPNPDSTDMWGGYFKGCLQDIQLNSHHVELFQVENYSLPQELNRTLNDNLVKGCISDDTCKSEPCQNGGKCIVTWNDFHCSCPANFTGKFCEERVWCESDPCPEATTCINVPAGYVCLANATFNSYTAVEFTTNMSVTRTLSSLHMDFRTRDEDAVLLQAVEEVDSLQIAIKNSSLLIDIRSGNSIEGVSFLSPKSVTDGAWHTISVFMEEPSALSSRWLFQLDGSVNTTLQGNAGNLDFLKNNALIVVAENYSGCLGQVNIGGIYLPFTAHHSYPQPEQFQQSSSRTILLGCSGADVCASSPCLNAGTCEDLFNSFSCACSTGWGGLLCESNIDDCQSNPCVHGDCVDAVADFQCECFRGFIGKRCDINVDDCIRHQCRNGATCVDGVYGYSCKCPPQFSGPRCEWPFPPEQCGKNFTCLNGGKCVTESWGANCSCKPGFTGRNCQINMNKCDPNPCQNGGTCQGSENKYECLCSASYTGERCHINLFHREWLL, from the exons ATGGAATTAAAGAAAACTACCTCCAGGACGTacagtgctgctctcctgctgccactTTTCCTCTTATTTTGGG GAACTTCATCCTCTGACAATGATAGCAGATGTTCCTCATCCCCATGTCAAAATGGTGGGAGCTGTAAAGATTTGGAAATGGGTTATGAATGCACCTGCCCCTCGGAGCCTGTAGCCTACACTGGCATAAACTGTGAACTTCTCTATGATGCATGTGTTAAACCCAAGTGTCTTGCCCCTAGGATTTGCAACGCAACTCCAGGACTCCTGGAATATGAATGCATCTGTATGCCTGGCTTCACAGgtattgattgtaacattaatATTAATGAGTGTGAGAGCAACCCTTGTAAAGAGCCTCATTTTGAATGTGTAGATAGTGTAAATGGATACACCTGTAAATGCCAAACAGGACTGAATGGAGAAGGCTGCCAAACAGAAAGCCCTGTGTGCTCTAGCCACCCCTGCCTAAATAACGGGACATGTGTCGAGGGTCCTGGGGACTATTCCTGcatctgccagcctggcttcacCGGGGCCAACTGCAGAGACAACATTGATGAGTGCGCCTCGAACCCCTGCCAGAATGGAGCCATCTGCCGCGACAGGGTGGATGAGTATAGCTGTTTCTGTGTGCCGGGGTTCCAAGGATACAACTGTGAAATAGACATCAACGAGTGCGCGTCCCGGCCCTGTAGAAACAATGGCACCTGCCTGAATGAGATGGATCACTATGTGTGCCAGTGCGTCCCCGGCTACACAG GTGTGAACTGCGATGCTGAAATAGATGAATGTGATTCAGACCCATGCCAGAATGGGGCTTCGTGCAATGATCATGTTGGGTTCTACACCTGCACCTGCATACCAGGATACCAAGGGATCCACTGCGAGGTGGACATTGATGAATGTGTGAGCCTGCCATGCCAGCACAATGGGATGTGTCGTGACCTCATCAACAG CTACCATTGTGATTGCAGTGACACAGGCTTCGAGGGCAACCACTGTGAGGTGGATATCCTGGAGTGTGCCTCTGAACCCTGTCTGAACAATGCCACGTGTGTGGAGGGAATCAAAAACTACAGCTGTGCCTGTTGGCCAG GTTACACAGGGCAGCACTGTGAAGAGGATGTGGATGAGTGTgcaacagatccctgtcacaACGGAGGTGTATGCTTTCAGCGGTCCAACCAAACCTATTATGGAACACTACCTGACTTCCCCAGTACTTTCAGCTATAGCCAAGCAGCTGGTTTTCTCTGTTCgtgccagccaggctttgcag GGGAGACATGCTTTACTAACATTGATGAGTGCAAGTCCCAGCCGTGTCAGAATGGAGGGAGCTGCGTGGACCTTACTAACGGCTTCGTTTGTCGTTGCCTGCCAGGTTATTCAG GTGTGGAATGTGCTGTTAACATCAATGAGTGTGAGGAGGGTCCCTGCAAGAATGGAGCTGTCTGTGAGGATGGCATTGCTGACTATACCTGCCACTGTGCCCCTAGCCAGGATGGCATTATCTGGGGAGGGAAGAACTGCTCTGTGAAGCTCACTGGGTGCCAGACGCACGACTGCCAAAATGAGGCCTTGTGCATCCCAACCTACCAAGCTGAGAGCCAtggccacctgtgccagtgccagcctggtttCTATGATGCCACATGCTCAACACCAACAACGTTTTCCTTTGCTTCCAGAGGGTATCTCCTCATTGAGCTGCCCGAGAACAATGAGAGCAGGAGGGACGTAGCAGGAGATCAGCTTGCCAGTGTGTCCCTCCGGTTCCGAACCACCTTGCCCAGCGCTATCCTTTTTTACCGAGGCCATGAAGCTGAATACTTGTTCCTGGAGCTCCTGGATGGCATTCTGCGTGCAGGACTGAAGAGGGATGATGCTGGGTACACGCTGCTCCTGGAAGGGCTGAGAGTTGATGATGGCCAGTGGCATAAAGTTGAAATTGTTCTACACGACACTGTGCAGCTAAAGCTCTGGCATGAGTCTTGTGATGCAGGCgtctgccagcagagctctcctgtCCCCAGTGACACTGCTTTGATCCCACATGCCTTCCTGAATGTGTaccttggaggtgctggtgagcCAATGGCAAACAACACACACAGCCAACAAGGCTTTGTCGGCTGCCTGGAAGACCTTCAGGTAGATGCTGAAACTGTGCTTCCCGAGGATCTACCCATGGGCAAGTCCTCCCCAGTGCAGCGGGGGTGTGACCGGACAGAGTGGTgcctctcccagccctgctttcATGGAGGGCTCTGTGTGGACCTTTGGGCAACCTTCAGGTGTGACTGCTCCAGGCCTTATGGAGGTCCAGCTTGCACATATG AGCGCCCAGCAGCAACATTTGGCCTAGAGAACTCCACCAGCTTTGCCTCTTTCACCCTTTCTGATAGCCTTGGTGCAGACTTCAACATTTCCTTTTTCATTCGTAGTAGGAAACCTGATGGCTTGCTATTGCAGATCAGCAATGAAAGCCACCCCTGCCTCACCATCTACTTGAAGAATGGCAAGCTGGCGGTAGAGATGGTATCTACAGGTGCTGTCACGTTTCCAGAAAATTTGGTGGATGGGAAAAGACATTTGGTAGCTCTGTCTTTCCAAGGAGCAATTGTTCGTGCTCACCAATCAGACATGTACCTGGAGCTAGGACAGCTCCTAGCAAGACCTCTTTTGGCTGGTTATGAAGTGTACATTGGTGGGCATCCCAACCCAGACAGCACTGATATGTGGGGAGGCTATTTCAAAGGCTGTTTGCAGGACATCCAGCTGAACAGCCACCACGTAGAGTTGTTTCAGGTGGAGAACTACAGTCTGCCACAGGAACTCAACAGGACTCTAAATGATAATCTTGTGAAGGGCTGCATCTCTGATGACACCTGCAAG tctGAACCATGTCAGAATGGTGGCAAATGCATTGTCACTTGGAATGATTTCCATTGCAGCTGTCCAGCAAATTTCACTGGAAAATTCTGTGAGGAGAGAGTTTGGTGTGAAAGTGACCCATGTCCTGAAGCTACCACCTGTATAAATGTTCCAGCAGGATATGTGT GTCTGGCTAACGCAACATTTAATAGTTACACTGCTGTTGAATTCACTACCAACATGTCAGTGACTCgaactctgagcagcctccacATGGACTTCAGGACCAGGGATGAAGATGCTGTTCTGCTTCAGGCTGTGGAAGAAGTGGATTCCCTCCAGATAGCCATTAAGAACTCCTCCCTGCTCATTGACATCAGGAGTGGGAATAGCATTGAAGGTGTCAGCTTCCTGAGTCCGAAGTCGGTGACGGATGGTGCCTGGCACACCATCTCTGTGTTTATGGAGGAGCCATCTGCACTGTCTTCCAGGTGGCTGTTTCAGTTGGATGGGTCTGTTAATACGACTCTGCAGGGAAATGCTGGGAACTTAGACTTCCTGAAGAACAATGCACTGATAGTTGTAGCTGAAAATTACAGTGGCTGCCTTGGACAAGTGAACATAGGGGGGATCTACTTGCCATTCACTGCCCACCACTCGTACCCCCAGCCAGAACAGTTCCAGCAGTCCAGCAGCAGAACCATACTGCTAGGCTGCTCTGGGGCTGATGTTTGTGCTTCCAGCCCATGCCTCAATGCTGGAACCTGTGAGGACCTGTTCAATtccttcagctgtgcctgcagtaCTGGCTGGGGTGGGCTGCTCTGCGAGTCCAACATTGATGACTGCCAGTCAAACCCATGTGTTCACGGGGACTGTGTTGACGCAGTGGCAGATTTCCAGTGTGAGTGCTTCAGGGGCTTCATTGGGAAGCGCTGCGACATCAACGTCGATGACTGCATCCGGCACCAGTGCCGCAACGGAGCTACCTGTGTCGATGGGGTTTATGGCTACTCCTGCAAGTGCCCTCCTCAGTTTTCAGGACCTCGCTGCGA ATGGCCGTTCCCACCTGAACAGTGTGGTAAGAACTTCACCTGCTTGAATGGTGGCAAGTGTGtcacagagagctggggagccaACTGCAGTTGCAAGCCAGGATTCACAGGACGGAA TTGTCAAATCAACATGAACAAGTGTGACCCAAACCCTTGCCAGAACGGAGGCACGTGCCAAGGCTCTGAGAACAAGTACGAGTGTTTGTGCAGTGCCAGCTACACAGGAGAGCGCTGCCACATTAAC CTCTTTCACAGAGAGTGGCTTCTCTAG
- the CRB2 gene encoding protein crumbs homolog 2 isoform X8 — protein sequence MELKKTTSRTYSAALLLPLFLLFWGTSSSDNDSRCSSSPCQNGGSCKDLEMGYECTCPSEPVAYTGINCELLYDACVKPKCLAPRICNATPGLLEYECICMPGFTGIDCNININECESNPCKEPHFECVDSVNGYTCKCQTGLNGEGCQTESPVCSSHPCLNNGTCVEGPGDYSCICQPGFTGANCRDNIDECASNPCQNGAICRDRVDEYSCFCVPGFQGYNCEIDINECASRPCRNNGTCLNEMDHYVCQCVPGYTGVNCDAEIDECDSDPCQNGASCNDHVGFYTCTCIPGYQGIHCEVDIDECVSLPCQHNGMCRDLINSYHCDCSDTGFEGNHCEVDILECASEPCLNNATCVEGIKNYSCACWPGYTGQHCEEDVDECATDPCHNGGVCFQRSNQTYYGTLPDFPSTFSYSQAAGFLCSCQPGFAGETCFTNIDECKSQPCQNGGSCVDLTNGFVCRCLPGYSGVECAVNINECEEGPCKNGAVCEDGIADYTCHCAPSQDGIIWGGKNCSVKLTGCQTHDCQNEALCIPTYQAESHGHLCQCQPGFYDATCSTPTTFSFASRGYLLIELPENNESRRDVAGDQLASVSLRFRTTLPSAILFYRGHEAEYLFLELLDGILRAGLKRDDAGYTLLLEGLRVDDGQWHKVEIVLHDTVQLKLWHESCDAGVCQQSSPVPSDTALIPHAFLNVYLGGAGEPMANNTHSQQGFVGCLEDLQVDAETVLPEDLPMGKSSPVQRGCDRTEWCLSQPCFHGGLCVDLWATFRCDCSRPYGGPACTYERPAATFGLENSTSFASFTLSDSLGADFNISFFIRSRKPDGLLLQISNESHPCLTIYLKNGKLAVEMVSTGAVTFPENLVDGKRHLVALSFQGAIVRAHQSDMYLELGQLLARPLLAGYEVYIGGHPNPDSTDMWGGYFKGCLQDIQLNSHHVELFQVENYSLPQELNRTLNDNLVKGCISDDTCKSEPCQNGGKCIVTWNDFHCSCPANFTGKFCEERVWCESDPCPEATTCINVPAGYVCLANATFNSYTAVEFTTNMSVTRTLSSLHMDFRTRDEDAVLLQAVEEVDSLQIAIKNSSLLIDIRSGNSIEGVSFLSPKSVTDGAWHTISVFMEEPSALSSRWLFQLDGSVNTTLQGNAGNLDFLKNNALIVVAENYSGCLGQVNIGGIYLPFTAHHSYPQPEQFQQSSSRTILLGCSGADVCASSPCLNAGTCEDLFNSFSCACSTGWGGLLCESNIDDCQSNPCVHGDCVDAVADFQCECFRGFIGKRCDINVDDCIRHQCRNGATCVDGVYGYSCKCPPQFSGPRCEWPFPPEQCGKNFTCLNGGKCVTESWGANCSCKPGFTGRNCQINMNKCDPNPCQNGGTCQGSENKYECLCSASYTGERCHINSWQARSQLELQSF from the exons ATGGAATTAAAGAAAACTACCTCCAGGACGTacagtgctgctctcctgctgccactTTTCCTCTTATTTTGGG GAACTTCATCCTCTGACAATGATAGCAGATGTTCCTCATCCCCATGTCAAAATGGTGGGAGCTGTAAAGATTTGGAAATGGGTTATGAATGCACCTGCCCCTCGGAGCCTGTAGCCTACACTGGCATAAACTGTGAACTTCTCTATGATGCATGTGTTAAACCCAAGTGTCTTGCCCCTAGGATTTGCAACGCAACTCCAGGACTCCTGGAATATGAATGCATCTGTATGCCTGGCTTCACAGgtattgattgtaacattaatATTAATGAGTGTGAGAGCAACCCTTGTAAAGAGCCTCATTTTGAATGTGTAGATAGTGTAAATGGATACACCTGTAAATGCCAAACAGGACTGAATGGAGAAGGCTGCCAAACAGAAAGCCCTGTGTGCTCTAGCCACCCCTGCCTAAATAACGGGACATGTGTCGAGGGTCCTGGGGACTATTCCTGcatctgccagcctggcttcacCGGGGCCAACTGCAGAGACAACATTGATGAGTGCGCCTCGAACCCCTGCCAGAATGGAGCCATCTGCCGCGACAGGGTGGATGAGTATAGCTGTTTCTGTGTGCCGGGGTTCCAAGGATACAACTGTGAAATAGACATCAACGAGTGCGCGTCCCGGCCCTGTAGAAACAATGGCACCTGCCTGAATGAGATGGATCACTATGTGTGCCAGTGCGTCCCCGGCTACACAG GTGTGAACTGCGATGCTGAAATAGATGAATGTGATTCAGACCCATGCCAGAATGGGGCTTCGTGCAATGATCATGTTGGGTTCTACACCTGCACCTGCATACCAGGATACCAAGGGATCCACTGCGAGGTGGACATTGATGAATGTGTGAGCCTGCCATGCCAGCACAATGGGATGTGTCGTGACCTCATCAACAG CTACCATTGTGATTGCAGTGACACAGGCTTCGAGGGCAACCACTGTGAGGTGGATATCCTGGAGTGTGCCTCTGAACCCTGTCTGAACAATGCCACGTGTGTGGAGGGAATCAAAAACTACAGCTGTGCCTGTTGGCCAG GTTACACAGGGCAGCACTGTGAAGAGGATGTGGATGAGTGTgcaacagatccctgtcacaACGGAGGTGTATGCTTTCAGCGGTCCAACCAAACCTATTATGGAACACTACCTGACTTCCCCAGTACTTTCAGCTATAGCCAAGCAGCTGGTTTTCTCTGTTCgtgccagccaggctttgcag GGGAGACATGCTTTACTAACATTGATGAGTGCAAGTCCCAGCCGTGTCAGAATGGAGGGAGCTGCGTGGACCTTACTAACGGCTTCGTTTGTCGTTGCCTGCCAGGTTATTCAG GTGTGGAATGTGCTGTTAACATCAATGAGTGTGAGGAGGGTCCCTGCAAGAATGGAGCTGTCTGTGAGGATGGCATTGCTGACTATACCTGCCACTGTGCCCCTAGCCAGGATGGCATTATCTGGGGAGGGAAGAACTGCTCTGTGAAGCTCACTGGGTGCCAGACGCACGACTGCCAAAATGAGGCCTTGTGCATCCCAACCTACCAAGCTGAGAGCCAtggccacctgtgccagtgccagcctggtttCTATGATGCCACATGCTCAACACCAACAACGTTTTCCTTTGCTTCCAGAGGGTATCTCCTCATTGAGCTGCCCGAGAACAATGAGAGCAGGAGGGACGTAGCAGGAGATCAGCTTGCCAGTGTGTCCCTCCGGTTCCGAACCACCTTGCCCAGCGCTATCCTTTTTTACCGAGGCCATGAAGCTGAATACTTGTTCCTGGAGCTCCTGGATGGCATTCTGCGTGCAGGACTGAAGAGGGATGATGCTGGGTACACGCTGCTCCTGGAAGGGCTGAGAGTTGATGATGGCCAGTGGCATAAAGTTGAAATTGTTCTACACGACACTGTGCAGCTAAAGCTCTGGCATGAGTCTTGTGATGCAGGCgtctgccagcagagctctcctgtCCCCAGTGACACTGCTTTGATCCCACATGCCTTCCTGAATGTGTaccttggaggtgctggtgagcCAATGGCAAACAACACACACAGCCAACAAGGCTTTGTCGGCTGCCTGGAAGACCTTCAGGTAGATGCTGAAACTGTGCTTCCCGAGGATCTACCCATGGGCAAGTCCTCCCCAGTGCAGCGGGGGTGTGACCGGACAGAGTGGTgcctctcccagccctgctttcATGGAGGGCTCTGTGTGGACCTTTGGGCAACCTTCAGGTGTGACTGCTCCAGGCCTTATGGAGGTCCAGCTTGCACATATG AGCGCCCAGCAGCAACATTTGGCCTAGAGAACTCCACCAGCTTTGCCTCTTTCACCCTTTCTGATAGCCTTGGTGCAGACTTCAACATTTCCTTTTTCATTCGTAGTAGGAAACCTGATGGCTTGCTATTGCAGATCAGCAATGAAAGCCACCCCTGCCTCACCATCTACTTGAAGAATGGCAAGCTGGCGGTAGAGATGGTATCTACAGGTGCTGTCACGTTTCCAGAAAATTTGGTGGATGGGAAAAGACATTTGGTAGCTCTGTCTTTCCAAGGAGCAATTGTTCGTGCTCACCAATCAGACATGTACCTGGAGCTAGGACAGCTCCTAGCAAGACCTCTTTTGGCTGGTTATGAAGTGTACATTGGTGGGCATCCCAACCCAGACAGCACTGATATGTGGGGAGGCTATTTCAAAGGCTGTTTGCAGGACATCCAGCTGAACAGCCACCACGTAGAGTTGTTTCAGGTGGAGAACTACAGTCTGCCACAGGAACTCAACAGGACTCTAAATGATAATCTTGTGAAGGGCTGCATCTCTGATGACACCTGCAAG tctGAACCATGTCAGAATGGTGGCAAATGCATTGTCACTTGGAATGATTTCCATTGCAGCTGTCCAGCAAATTTCACTGGAAAATTCTGTGAGGAGAGAGTTTGGTGTGAAAGTGACCCATGTCCTGAAGCTACCACCTGTATAAATGTTCCAGCAGGATATGTGT GTCTGGCTAACGCAACATTTAATAGTTACACTGCTGTTGAATTCACTACCAACATGTCAGTGACTCgaactctgagcagcctccacATGGACTTCAGGACCAGGGATGAAGATGCTGTTCTGCTTCAGGCTGTGGAAGAAGTGGATTCCCTCCAGATAGCCATTAAGAACTCCTCCCTGCTCATTGACATCAGGAGTGGGAATAGCATTGAAGGTGTCAGCTTCCTGAGTCCGAAGTCGGTGACGGATGGTGCCTGGCACACCATCTCTGTGTTTATGGAGGAGCCATCTGCACTGTCTTCCAGGTGGCTGTTTCAGTTGGATGGGTCTGTTAATACGACTCTGCAGGGAAATGCTGGGAACTTAGACTTCCTGAAGAACAATGCACTGATAGTTGTAGCTGAAAATTACAGTGGCTGCCTTGGACAAGTGAACATAGGGGGGATCTACTTGCCATTCACTGCCCACCACTCGTACCCCCAGCCAGAACAGTTCCAGCAGTCCAGCAGCAGAACCATACTGCTAGGCTGCTCTGGGGCTGATGTTTGTGCTTCCAGCCCATGCCTCAATGCTGGAACCTGTGAGGACCTGTTCAATtccttcagctgtgcctgcagtaCTGGCTGGGGTGGGCTGCTCTGCGAGTCCAACATTGATGACTGCCAGTCAAACCCATGTGTTCACGGGGACTGTGTTGACGCAGTGGCAGATTTCCAGTGTGAGTGCTTCAGGGGCTTCATTGGGAAGCGCTGCGACATCAACGTCGATGACTGCATCCGGCACCAGTGCCGCAACGGAGCTACCTGTGTCGATGGGGTTTATGGCTACTCCTGCAAGTGCCCTCCTCAGTTTTCAGGACCTCGCTGCGA ATGGCCGTTCCCACCTGAACAGTGTGGTAAGAACTTCACCTGCTTGAATGGTGGCAAGTGTGtcacagagagctggggagccaACTGCAGTTGCAAGCCAGGATTCACAGGACGGAA TTGTCAAATCAACATGAACAAGTGTGACCCAAACCCTTGCCAGAACGGAGGCACGTGCCAAGGCTCTGAGAACAAGTACGAGTGTTTGTGCAGTGCCAGCTACACAGGAGAGCGCTGCCACATTAAC TCTTGGCAGGCTCGGAGTCAGCTTGAGCTTCAGTCATTTTGA